From the Brachybacterium sillae genome, the window GCCCGCCCCTCCCGTCGCCGGATCGGACTGCTTCCCCGCATCCTCATCGCGATCGTGCTGGGCATCCTCCTCGGGATGGTGATGCCCGTGCCGATCGCACGGATCTTCACCACCTTCAACGGCATCTTCTCCGCGTTCCTCGGCTTCCTCATCCCCCTGGTGATCGTCGGCCTGGTGACTCCCGCGATCGGTGAGCTCGGCCGTGGCGCCGGCAAGCTGCTCGGCATCACCGCCGGCATCGCGTACCTCTCCACCATCCTCTCGGGCTTCTTCGCCCTGGCGGTGTCCGTGCTGGTGCTGCCGCGCCTGCTGTCGGGAGCCTCCGTCGGCTCCCTGGACAACCCTGAGGACTCCGCCCTCGCGCCCTACTTCCCGCTCGAGATCCCCCCGGTGTTCGGGGTGATGACGGCCCTGGTGCTGGCGTTCTGCATCGGCATCGGACTCACGCTGGTGAAACCGGGGGCGCTGCATGAAGGCTTCGATCAGTTCCGCACCATCATCGAGTGGACCATCTCCGCGGTGCTGATCCCGCTGTTGCCGCTGTACATCTTCGGCATGTTCCTGGGCCTGACCATGAACGGCCAGATCTGGACCGTCATCACCACCCTGCTGGGTGTGGTGCTGCTGGTGTTCGCCATGACCATCGTGGTGCTGCTGATCCAGTACACGATCGCGGGCATCGCCGTCGGACGGAACCCGCTGAGGATGCTGTGGACCATGCTTCCGGCGTACGCGACGGCGCTCGGCACCAGCTCCTCCGCCGCCACCATCCCGGTGACCCTGGAGTGCACCCGCCGCAACGGCGTGCCCGACGCCATCGCGTCCTTCACGGTGCCGCTGTGCGCCACCATCCACCTGGCGGGCTCCACGTTGAAGATCACCACCTTCGCCATCGCGATCATGATCATGACCGGCATGGAGCTGAATGTGATGACGCTGATCGGCTTCGTGCTGATGTTGGGCGTGACGATGGTGGCCGCTCCGGGTGTGCCCGGCGGCGCGATCATGGCGGCGACCGGCATCCTCGCTTCCATGCTCGGCTTCGGTGAGGCCGCTGTGGGCCTGATGATCGCCTCGTACATCGCGATCGACTCCTTCGGCACCGCCACCAACGTCACCGGTGACGGCGCCCTGGCCGCGATCATCTCCCGCCTGGCGCCGAAGCGGATGCTCGAGCACGCCGAGGAGGTCGAAGCCGCGGAGGGTCGCCACATCGGCGCCGACGGCTCCGTGGCGATCTGACCGCCAGCGCCGGGGCCCGGCACGCGGTGCGGGCGACGCGCGAGGTGCTGTGTCTGTTCCAGTGTGTGGAACTGGGGTGGCACATCATGCGAACGGCGGAGACGGCGGCACGCACGGGTACTGCGCGGGGACCGCCCTTTGCCCCGGTCGTAGGCTGAGGCCATGAGCTCCGACCCCGCTTCGCGCCCTGCCCCGGACCCCGCGCCGGACACCACCCCCGCCTCCACCGCTCCCACGCCCCGCGGCAGCGTCGTCGTCACGGGCGCGTCCTCGGGCATCGGCCGCGCCACCGCCGAGCGCCTGGCCGCCGAGGGTTGGAACGTGCTCGCCGTCGCCCGCCGCGCTGAGCGGCTCGAGGCTCTCGCCGAGGCCACGGGCGTGCGCACGCAGGTCGTGGACGTCACAGAGGACGCCTCCGTCCAGGCGCTTGCGCGGCGTGTCGAGGAGGAGTTCGACGGCCGCCTCACCGCTCTGGTGAACATCGCCGGTGGCGCCCTCGGCGTCGACCCGGTGGAATCCTCCGACCTCGACCAGTGGCAGACGATGTACGCCACGAACGTGCTGGGCACGGCGCGCGTCACCCAGGTCCTGCTGCCGGCGCTGCGGGCCGACGGCCACGCGAGCATCGTCGTGTTGTCGTCCACCGCCGCGCAGGCCGCGTACGAGGGCGGGGTCGGCTACAACGCCGCCAAGGCCGGGGAGCACATGATCGCGGCGGGCCTGCGGCTCGAGCTGAACGGCGAGCCGATCCGAGTGATCGAGGTGGCACCCGGCATGGTCCACACGCCGGAGTTCTCCCTGGTGCGCCTGGGCGGTGACCAGGAGGCCGCCGACCGCGTGTACGACGGGGTGGAGCACCCCCTCACTGCTGAGGACTGTGCGGATGTCATCACCTACGCCCTCCAGGTGCCGCACCACGTGAACCTGGACCTCA encodes:
- a CDS encoding dicarboxylate/amino acid:cation symporter, which translates into the protein MSTDAPAADQAATPARPSRRRIGLLPRILIAIVLGILLGMVMPVPIARIFTTFNGIFSAFLGFLIPLVIVGLVTPAIGELGRGAGKLLGITAGIAYLSTILSGFFALAVSVLVLPRLLSGASVGSLDNPEDSALAPYFPLEIPPVFGVMTALVLAFCIGIGLTLVKPGALHEGFDQFRTIIEWTISAVLIPLLPLYIFGMFLGLTMNGQIWTVITTLLGVVLLVFAMTIVVLLIQYTIAGIAVGRNPLRMLWTMLPAYATALGTSSSAATIPVTLECTRRNGVPDAIASFTVPLCATIHLAGSTLKITTFAIAIMIMTGMELNVMTLIGFVLMLGVTMVAAPGVPGGAIMAATGILASMLGFGEAAVGLMIASYIAIDSFGTATNVTGDGALAAIISRLAPKRMLEHAEEVEAAEGRHIGADGSVAI
- a CDS encoding SDR family oxidoreductase, encoding MSSDPASRPAPDPAPDTTPASTAPTPRGSVVVTGASSGIGRATAERLAAEGWNVLAVARRAERLEALAEATGVRTQVVDVTEDASVQALARRVEEEFDGRLTALVNIAGGALGVDPVESSDLDQWQTMYATNVLGTARVTQVLLPALRADGHASIVVLSSTAAQAAYEGGVGYNAAKAGEHMIAAGLRLELNGEPIRVIEVAPGMVHTPEFSLVRLGGDQEAADRVYDGVEHPLTAEDCADVITYALQVPHHVNLDLITVRPLAQAAQHKVARGAGL